In Flavobacteriales bacterium, the following proteins share a genomic window:
- a CDS encoding tetratricopeptide repeat protein: MNAHQIYQEAVGLLRAGNPQAALDKLHLALEICPDHPDYLSERGVVYFHLEKFDLALIDLDRAQLLEPENPYRYSSRAYVKDRVGDLEGAITDYSKAVELDPEDAVAYNNLGLVQEKMGYQNKAQSNFNKADELADKKGFFDRIPDNEKQTKPEPEKFILPGKQKAANYIKKDDDSSAKKESKWGIIKSVFTSKEGFKDFMSFIFKRKKQD, from the coding sequence ATGAATGCGCATCAAATTTATCAGGAAGCGGTTGGTTTGTTAAGAGCCGGTAATCCGCAGGCTGCCCTGGATAAACTTCATTTAGCACTGGAGATTTGTCCGGACCATCCCGATTATTTAAGCGAGCGGGGTGTAGTTTATTTTCATCTGGAGAAGTTTGATTTAGCATTAATTGATCTGGATCGCGCTCAACTACTTGAACCCGAAAATCCATACCGCTATTCGAGCAGAGCTTATGTAAAGGACAGGGTGGGGGACCTGGAAGGGGCAATTACAGATTACAGTAAGGCAGTTGAACTGGATCCGGAAGATGCGGTTGCTTATAATAATCTTGGATTAGTTCAGGAAAAAATGGGCTATCAAAACAAGGCGCAATCAAATTTTAATAAGGCGGATGAGTTAGCCGATAAAAAAGGATTTTTTGATCGGATTCCCGATAATGAAAAGCAAACAAAGCCTGAACCTGAAAAATTTATTTTACCGGGTAAACAAAAAGCAGCGAATTACATCAAGAAGGATGATGATTCATCTGCTAAAAAAGAAAGTAAATGGGGTATTATCAAATCTGTCTTTACTTCCAAAGAAGGCTTTAAAGATTTTATGAGTTTTATTTTTAAACGGAAAAAACAGGATTGA